One Solanum lycopersicum chromosome 4, SLM_r2.1 DNA window includes the following coding sequences:
- the LOC104646741 gene encoding uncharacterized protein, with the protein MESMMSRKKRVRVESEESEYNSPEVKKLKENLLYDLTDDDDSSEFCTTSHDFDSFMKSFEEEITASPSPAKVMETEAVDLTADSDESQPELGYLLEASDDELGLPPATAEGSESVVELIGVSPDSIWEVEERIPNYDSFELGIADLVDFNTGVCEYVALDGLFDHSDLGFGSPDFLWRPETLPAN; encoded by the coding sequence ATGGAGAGCATGATGAGTAGAAAGAAGAGAGTCCGAGTTGAATCGGAAGAATCAGAATATAACTCACCGGAAGTGAAGAAACTCAAGGAGAATCTGTTGTACGATCTCACCGATGACGATGATAGCTCCGAGTTTTGCACCACGAGTCATGATTTCGATTCGTTCATGAAGAGTTTCGAAGAAGAAATTACAGCTTCTCCGTCACCGGCGAAGGTGATGGAGACGGAAGCGGTGGATTTGACGGCGGATTCTGATGAGTCTCAGCCGGAGTTAGGTTACCTTCTCGAAGCGTCGGATGATGAACTCGGACTTCCTCCGGCAACGGCGGAGGGAAGTGAATCGGTAGTCGAATTGATCGGAGTTTCACCGGATTCAATATGGGAAGTGGAAGAGAGAATTCCGAATTACGATTCGTTCGAATTGGGGATCGCTGATTTAGTGGATTTTAACACTGGTGTTTGTGAATACGTAGCACTAGATGGATTGTTTGATCATTCGGATCTTGGTTTCGGGTCACCCGATTTTCTATGGAGACCCGAGACGTTACCGGCAAACTAG